ACGCATGATTCCATTGCAGGGGCCCGCACGGCCCTGGCTGCATGGTTGGCCGGCGAGGGCGAAATGCCCGACTGGCCCGGCCTTGCCCTGCTTTGTCCGGCCCGGGCCTATCCGGGGCGTCACGGGGCGATCCTGCTGGCGTGGGATGCGGCTCTGGCGGCCATCGACGGAACTGCAAAGGAAGGTTAAGGGTCTGTTCTGGAGGAAACTCCAGGGGGGCAAATCCGGCTTTTGGGGGACGCAGGTTCATGAATGCCACGCAGGCAGAACCCGATTCGGCGCGGTTGCGGCTGGTTATCGCCGCGAGTGCGATCGGCACCGTGTTCGAATGGTACGACTTCTTCATCTACGGCACGCTGGGCACGATCCTGCCGCGCACATTCTTTGCGGCGGGCAATCCGACGCTCGAAGTGCTCCTGTTCTGGCTGGTCTTTGCGGTCGGCTTCGGGGTGCGCCCGCTTGGGGCGGCGCTGTTCGGCTTTCTGGGCGACCGGCTCGGGCGGCGGGCGACCTTCCTGGCGACAGTCGGCATGATGGGGGTGGCGACAGCCGGGGTGGGCTTCGTGCCGCCTGCTTCGAGCATAGGCTATGCTGCGCCCGCCCTCGTGGTCTTCCTGCGCGTGGTGCAGGGCCTGGCGCTGGGCGGTGAATATGGTGGCGCGGCGATCTATGTCGCCGAATATTGTCGGCCCGGACGCCGCGGTTTCTATACCAGCTTCATCCAGGCCGGGGTGGCCGGTGGCTTCATCCTCAGCCTGCTCGTGGTGCTCGGCTGCAAGGCGGCTTTCGGTTTCGAGGCCTGGGCGGCCTGGGCCTGGCGCATTCCTTTCGTGCTCAGCCTCGGGCTTCTGGGGATTTCCCTGTGGATGCGCCTGAAGCTGGTGGAAAGCCCGGTGTTCGAGGCGATGAAGGCGCACCATCAGGTGGCGGGCAATCCTCTGGCCGAATGCATCCGCACGCCGGGCAACCGCAAGGGCATGCTGGTGGCGCTGTTCGGCGTGGCCGCCGGGCTCACCGTGATCTGGTATACCGCGATGTTCGGCAGTCTGGCCTTCCTCAAGACGGCGATGCGCCTGGATGAAACCGCTGCCGAGGTCATTGTCGGGGTGGCTGCGCTGTTTGCGGTGGGGGGCTTTCTGCTGTTCGGCTATGTCTCGGACAAAGTCGGGCGCAAGGGGCCGATCGTGTGGGGCTATCTGGCCACGCTCGTCCTGCTGTTCCCGCTCTATTGGGCGATGGGCGGGCTGGCCAATCCGGGGCTGGCGGCGCAGGCGCGCGAATTGCCGGTGGTCGTCTCGGGCCCGGATTGCCGTTTTGATCCCTTCACGCCCGAGCAGCCCACGCGCTGCGCCCGCCTGCTGTCCGACCTGACGGCGACGGGGGTGTCCTATCGCGTCGAACGCGCCGATGAACTCACCCTTCATGCAGGGGCCGCGCGATTGCTGCTCGACACTTATCCCTGGGGCGATGGCAGGCGTGGCCGTGTCGTCGCGCTCGAAGCCCTGCTGGCGCAAGGCGGCTATCATTTCGACCGGATCGTGCCTTCGGCAGGCCGGGCGGTTCTGCTCGTTCTGGTTCTGGTCGTGCTGATGGGCCTGTCCGGGGCGACGTATGGGCCGGTCGCGGCGACCTTGTGCGAGATGTTCCCGCCACGCATCCGCTATTCCTCGCTTTCGATCCCCTATCATCTGGGAACGGGGTTGTTCGGCGGGTTCCTGCCGTTCCTGTCGACCCTGATCGTCGTGCGCACGGGCGATCCCTATGCCGGGCTGTGGTATACGTGGTGTGTGGTGGCGCTGGCGCTGGTGGTCTCGCTCTGGGGCCTGCGCAACGGGATGCCGGGCGAGGATGCCGGTCAGGCGGACGAGATGCAAGCCGATGGAGCGGCGCCACTGTCCGCCTGAAAAGGGCATGACCTGCCGGGCGGGATGCTTGCCGGAACTTTGCTGCGCGATGAGGCGTTGAGGCAAGGCAATTGTGCGCAGCGAAGCATGGGGGGCGGGGATGTGACCATTGTGGACTAAACATCTCCAGCCCCTGCTCTTTTCTGCATCGACCAGATGCGCGGCAAAGCCGCGGGCAAACAGCGCAAATCGGCGGTTTTCCATCCCTGCCCGAAGCAAAACTGCATGAAATACTGTCAGGTACGGAATATTCAGGGGGTGAGGCTAACGCCTGACTCATATTGCGCTGCACATACCGCGTCTGCTAATGCACAAGAACATTCCCAGCGGGGTCCGAAAACATGGCAAATCAAGCAAAGGACGGCGATACCGTCATCATCAAGAAGTACGCCAACCGCCGGCTCTACAATACCCGAACGTCCAGCTACATCACGCTCGACCACCTGGCCCAGATGGTCAAGGAGAACGTCGAGTTCAAGGTGATTGACGCCAAGAGCGGTGCGGACCTCACCCATTCGATCCTCACCCAGATCATCATGGAAGAGGAAGCGGGTGGCGAGCAGATGCTCCCCACGAATTTCCTGCGCCAGCTCATCGCCATGTACGGCAACTCGATGCAGGCCCTGCTCCCCGGCTACCTCGAAGCCTCGATGGAGCATTTCCGCGAGAACCAGAACAAGCTGCGCAAGGCGATCGAGGAATCGATCGGTGCCAATCCGCTGGCCCAGATTGCCCAGCGCAACATGGAAATGTTCAAGGCTGCCGCTGCCGCCTTCGTGCCCGGCGCTCCCCCGGCGGGCAACTTCGTCCGCGACGAGGAAAAGTCCGCGTCGGAAGGGGGCGAGCTTTCCGAGCTGCGCAAGCAGATGGCCGAAATGCAGAAGAAGCTCGACCAGCTCGGCAAGTAAGCCGGGCTTCTGCCGGTTTGTTGAGCTGCCGGTTCACGGGCGCGATTTTTGCGCCCGTTTTGCCGGGCAGGGATGATTGGGGCGTTGCCCAACTGGCTCGCACCGCTTATTCGGCAGGGCATGAACCAGCCCAAGATCAAGCATGCGCTGCCGGTCAAGCGCGACGAAGACTTTGCCCAGTGGTATCAGGCGGTGATCGCCGAGGCCGAGCTTGCCGAGGAATCGGGCGTGCGCGGCTGCATGGTGATCAAGCCGTGGGGGTACGGCATCTGGGAACGCATCCAGAAGCTGATGGACGCGCGCATCAAGGATGCGGGCGTCGATAACTGCTACTTCCCGCTGTTCATCCCGCTGTCGTACTTCGCCAAGGAAGCCGACCACGTCGAAGGCTTCGCCAAGGAAATGGCGGTCGTCACCCACCACCGTCTGGTCGCCGACCCCAAGGGCGGGCTGATGCCCGATCCCGAGGCCAGGCTGGAAGAGCCGCTGGTCGTGCGCCCCACGTCCGAAACGGTGATCGGCGCAGCCATGGCGCGCTGGGTGCAGTCGTGGCGCGATCTGCCGCTGCTGACCAACCAGTGGGCCAATGTCGTGCGCTGGGAAATGCGCACCCGCATGTTCCTGCGCACCAGCGAATTCCTCTGGCAGGAAGGCCATACGGCCCATGCCGACGAAGCTGACGCGATGACCGAGACGCTGCGCGCGCTCGAAATGTACCGCAGCTTTGCCCAGGACGTGCTGGCCCTGCCGGTCGTGGCCGGTCCCAAGCCCGAGAACGAACGCTTCCCCGGCGCCGTCGCGACCTATTCGATCGAGGCGATGATGCAGGACGGCAAGGCGCTCCAGGCGGGCACCTCGCACTATCTGGGCACGACGTTCTCGCAGGCCGCAGGCATCCGCTATCAGGACAAGGAAGGCCAGCAGGCGCTGTGCCACACCACGTCGTGGGGCGTGTCCACCCGTCTGATCGGCGGCGTGATCATGACCCATGGCGACGACGACGGCTTGCGCACTCCCCCGCAGGTGGCGCCGCACCAGATCGTCATCCTGCCCATGCTGCGCGACAACGAAGGCGATGAAGCGCTGCTCGCCTATTGCGAAGACTTGCGCAAGGCCCTGATCAGCCAGTGGGCCTTCGACGAAAAGCTCCGCGTCCTGCTCGACAAGCGCCCCGGCAAGGCCACCGCCAAGCGTTGGGGCTGGGTCAAGAAGGGCGTGCCGCTGATCCTCGAAATCGGTGGCCGCGATGCCGAAGGCGGTCAGGTTTCGGCCGTGCGCCGTGACCGGCTGTGGCGCGAGGATGGCAAGGTCAATTTCGTGGGCCAGTCGCGCGACGAGTTCGTGGCTTCGGCCGTGGCCGAGCTGGAATCGATCCAGGCCGCCCTTTTTGCCGAAGCGGAAGCCCGCCGCGACGCGCAGATCGAGCGCGGCGTGACCGATCTGGCCGGTCTTGCCGCCTACTTTGCCGAGGATCGCAAGTTCCCCGGCTGGGTCGAACTGGGCTGGTCGCGCCCGACCGGCGAGGCGCTCGACAAGGTGGTCGAACAGCTCAAGGCGCTCAAGCTCACCATCCGCAACACCCCGCTCGATGCCGATGCGCCGACCGGGACGTGCCCGTTCACCGGGGAACCGGCGGTCGAGAAAATTCTCATCGCGCGGGCTTATTGAGAAGAAGAAAAAGGGCAAGAAGGGGGCATTGGCCCCTTCTTGCCCCATTATCTTTCGTCCTTTTGCAGATCGTCCTGTTTCGTCTAGGCTGGCGCCATGAAGCGCTTCCTGATCTGCCTGCCGCTGATGATCGCGGCCATTCCCGCTCATGCCGAAGATGTTTCGCCGGCGCGGCTGCGCGCCGATGTCGAAACGCTGGTCGGTTTTGGCACGCGCCACACGATGTCGTCCGACAGCGATCCTCATCGCGGGATCGGGGCCGCGCGGGCCTGGGCACAGGCGCAGTTTCGCGCCATCGGTGCGCAGTGTGGCGGCTGTCTGACGCTGGCCCTGCCCGAGGCGAGCTTTACCGGAAAGCGGCTGCCCACGCCCACGAAGATCGTCGATGTCGTGGCGATCCAGCGTGGCAGCGAGCGCCCCGATGAAGTGGTGATCGTCGCCGGGCATATCGACAGCCGGGTCAGCGATGTGATGGACATCACCCACGACGCCCCCGGCGCGAACGACGATGGCTCGGGCACGGCGCTGGTGATCGAGGCGGCGCGGGTGCTTTCGCAGCGGCGCTTTCCTTCCACCATCGTCTATGCGGTGCTCAGCGGCGAGGAGCAGGGGCTCTATGGCGGCAAGGTTCTGGCCGACTATGCCAAGGCCCGGGGCTGGCGTGTCAAAGCCATGTTCAACAACGACATCGTGGGCAATTCGCGCGGCTCGGACGGGGTGGTCGACGATACCCATGTGCGCGTCTTCTCCGAAGGCCCGCGCGCCGATGCCGATGCGGCGCTGAGCGCGGCACAGCGGGCGATCGGGGGTGAAAACGAGAGCCCTTCGCGCAATCTGTCGCGCTGGCTGGCCGGGCTTGCCGGGCAGGACAGGAAAGGGCTGGAAGTCCGGCAGGTCTGGCGCGCGGACCGCATGGGCCGGGGCGGGGACCACCTGCCCTTCGAGCAACTCGGGTTTCCGGCGGTGCGCTTCAGCGTCGCCATCGAGAATTACGACCGCCAGCATCAGGACCTGCGCACCGAAGGCGGGCGGGTCTATGGCGATACGGTCGAGGCGATGGATTTCGCCTATCTGGCCGGGGTGACGCGGCTCAACGTGGCGGGGTTGGCGGCACTGGCACGCGCGCCGATGCCACCTGCCGCTGCGGTCAAGACGGCGGCCTTGCAGACTTCGACCGAACTGGACTGGAAGCCGGTCCCCGGCGCGGCGCGCTATGCGGTATGGCAGCGGGCGACCGATGCACCGGGCTGGCCCGCCAGGCCGGTGCTCGAAACCGCTGATCTTCACGCCACGCTGCCGGGTGTGCGCGGTGATGACTGGTTTTTCGGGGTGAGCGCGATTGCTGCCGATGGCAGCGCAAGTCCCATAGCGTCTGCTGTTCCGGGAGGAGCATTCGGCCCGCTCGAACGGCCCTGAACAAGCCTGGAAACGGGGGCGGCACATGATCGAAACGATCCGATATACCCTTTGCAACCTTCTGAATTTCAAGGGCCGGGATAGTCGGCGAACATTCTGGACATATGCGTTGTTCGTCTATCTGTTGCGGGCGGTGGCAGGCCTCGTGGT
The genomic region above belongs to Novosphingobium sp. IK01 and contains:
- a CDS encoding M28 family peptidase yields the protein MKRFLICLPLMIAAIPAHAEDVSPARLRADVETLVGFGTRHTMSSDSDPHRGIGAARAWAQAQFRAIGAQCGGCLTLALPEASFTGKRLPTPTKIVDVVAIQRGSERPDEVVIVAGHIDSRVSDVMDITHDAPGANDDGSGTALVIEAARVLSQRRFPSTIVYAVLSGEEQGLYGGKVLADYAKARGWRVKAMFNNDIVGNSRGSDGVVDDTHVRVFSEGPRADADAALSAAQRAIGGENESPSRNLSRWLAGLAGQDRKGLEVRQVWRADRMGRGGDHLPFEQLGFPAVRFSVAIENYDRQHQDLRTEGGRVYGDTVEAMDFAYLAGVTRLNVAGLAALARAPMPPAAAVKTAALQTSTELDWKPVPGAARYAVWQRATDAPGWPARPVLETADLHATLPGVRGDDWFFGVSAIAADGSASPIASAVPGGAFGPLERP
- the phaR gene encoding polyhydroxyalkanoate synthesis repressor PhaR — its product is MANQAKDGDTVIIKKYANRRLYNTRTSSYITLDHLAQMVKENVEFKVIDAKSGADLTHSILTQIIMEEEAGGEQMLPTNFLRQLIAMYGNSMQALLPGYLEASMEHFRENQNKLRKAIEESIGANPLAQIAQRNMEMFKAAAAAFVPGAPPAGNFVRDEEKSASEGGELSELRKQMAEMQKKLDQLGK
- a CDS encoding MFS transporter, with the translated sequence MNATQAEPDSARLRLVIAASAIGTVFEWYDFFIYGTLGTILPRTFFAAGNPTLEVLLFWLVFAVGFGVRPLGAALFGFLGDRLGRRATFLATVGMMGVATAGVGFVPPASSIGYAAPALVVFLRVVQGLALGGEYGGAAIYVAEYCRPGRRGFYTSFIQAGVAGGFILSLLVVLGCKAAFGFEAWAAWAWRIPFVLSLGLLGISLWMRLKLVESPVFEAMKAHHQVAGNPLAECIRTPGNRKGMLVALFGVAAGLTVIWYTAMFGSLAFLKTAMRLDETAAEVIVGVAALFAVGGFLLFGYVSDKVGRKGPIVWGYLATLVLLFPLYWAMGGLANPGLAAQARELPVVVSGPDCRFDPFTPEQPTRCARLLSDLTATGVSYRVERADELTLHAGAARLLLDTYPWGDGRRGRVVALEALLAQGGYHFDRIVPSAGRAVLLVLVLVVLMGLSGATYGPVAATLCEMFPPRIRYSSLSIPYHLGTGLFGGFLPFLSTLIVVRTGDPYAGLWYTWCVVALALVVSLWGLRNGMPGEDAGQADEMQADGAAPLSA
- the proS gene encoding proline--tRNA ligase, with the protein product MNQPKIKHALPVKRDEDFAQWYQAVIAEAELAEESGVRGCMVIKPWGYGIWERIQKLMDARIKDAGVDNCYFPLFIPLSYFAKEADHVEGFAKEMAVVTHHRLVADPKGGLMPDPEARLEEPLVVRPTSETVIGAAMARWVQSWRDLPLLTNQWANVVRWEMRTRMFLRTSEFLWQEGHTAHADEADAMTETLRALEMYRSFAQDVLALPVVAGPKPENERFPGAVATYSIEAMMQDGKALQAGTSHYLGTTFSQAAGIRYQDKEGQQALCHTTSWGVSTRLIGGVIMTHGDDDGLRTPPQVAPHQIVILPMLRDNEGDEALLAYCEDLRKALISQWAFDEKLRVLLDKRPGKATAKRWGWVKKGVPLILEIGGRDAEGGQVSAVRRDRLWREDGKVNFVGQSRDEFVASAVAELESIQAALFAEAEARRDAQIERGVTDLAGLAAYFAEDRKFPGWVELGWSRPTGEALDKVVEQLKALKLTIRNTPLDADAPTGTCPFTGEPAVEKILIARAY